The Panicum virgatum strain AP13 chromosome 5K, P.virgatum_v5, whole genome shotgun sequence genome has a window encoding:
- the LOC120707627 gene encoding glutamate synthase 1 [NADH], chloroplastic isoform X4 has protein sequence MRVLGHNGEINTLKGNKNWMTAREGFLEAEKLGLSKEQLSILLPIVDATSSDSGAFDNVLELLVRGGRSMPEAVMMMIPEAWQNDANMEPEKKALYEFLSALMEPWDGPALISFTDGRYLGATLDRNGLRPGRFYVTHSGRVIMGSEVGVVDVPPEDVLRKGRLNPGMMLLVDFENHTVVDDEALKSQYSKAHPYGEWLKRQKLYLKDIVESVPEADRIPPSICGSSPQKNVTKEHVGVNGIMIPLKAFGYTVEALEMLLLPMAKDGVEALGSMGNDTPLAVMSNREKLTFEYFKQMFAQVTNPPIDPIREKIVTSMECMIGPEGDLLETTEKQCNRLALKGPLVSIDEMEAIKKMNYRGWRSKVLDITYPKKSGRKGLEETLDRICAEARKATHQGYTILVLSDRGFSSDRVAASSLLAVGSVHQHLVANHERTRVGLLVESAEPREVHHFCTLVGFGADGICPYLAIEAIWCLQNDGKIPPNGDGQPCSKEELVKKYFYASNYGMMKVLAKMGISTLASYKGAQIFEALGLSSEVIDKCFEGTPSRIEGATFEMLARDALRLHELAFPSRAPPPGSADAKALPNPGDYHWRKNGEVHLNDPLAIGKLQEAARVNSRAAYKEYSKRIQELNKTCNLRGMLKFKDITDKISLDEVEPASEIVKRFCTGAMSYGSISLEAHTALATAMNKLGGKSNTGEGGEQPSRMEPLPDGSMNPKRSAIKQVASGRFGVSSYYLTNADELQIKMAQGAKPGEGGELPGHKVIGDIAVTRHSTAGVGLISPPPHHDIYSIEDLAQLIHDLKNSNPGARISVKLVSEAGVGVVASGVVKGHADHVLISGHDGGTGASRWTGIKNAGLPWELGLAETHQTLVANGLRGRAVLQTDGQLKTGRDVAVACLLGAEEFGFSTAPLITLGCIMMRKCHMNTCPVGIATQDPVLRAKFAGEPEHVINFFFMLAEELREIMANLGFRTITEMVGRSDMLEVDPEVVKSNEKLENIDLSLILKSAAEIRPGAAQYCVEKQDHGLDMALDNKLIDLSRTAIEKQVRVFIETPIRNTNRAVGTMLSHEVTKRYHMNGLPAGTIHVKFTGSAGQSFGAFLCPGITLELEGDSNDYVGKGLSGGKIVVYPPRNSSFSPEDNIVIGNVALYGATKGEAYFNGMAAERFCVRNSGAQAVVEGIGDHGCEYMTGGTVVILGKTGRNFAAGMSGGIAYVYDVDGKFSSRCNNELVDLYPVEEEDDIITLKMMIEQHRRNTESVLARDILSDFSNLLPKFVKVYPRDYKRVLENMKVEKAAAKPAKDPKMANGISVTTKKVQPDQSAGRPTRVTNAKKYRGFISYERESISYRDPKERVKDWKEVAIESTPGPLLNTQSARCMDCGTPFCHQESSGAGCPLGNKIPEFNELVHQNRWREALDRLLETNNFPEFTGRVCPAPCEGSCVLGIIENPVSIKSIECAIIDKGFEEGWMVPRPPLQRTGKKVAIVGSGPSGLAAADQLNKMGHFVTMFERADRIGGLMMYGVPNMKTDKIGIVQRRVNLMAEEGVTFVVNANVGSDPLYSIERLRSENDAVILACGATKPRDLTIPGRELSGVHFAMEFLHANTKSLLDSNLEDGNYISAKGKKVVVIGGGDTGTDCIGTSIRHGCSSLVNLELLTKPPSKRAADNPWPQWPRIFRVDYGHQEAATKFGKDPRTYEVMTKRFIGDENGKVKALEVVRVKWEKVDGRFQLKEIEGSEEIIEADLVLLAMGFLGPEATIADKLGLEKDNRSNFKAQFGDFATSVDGVFAAGDCRRGQSLVVWAITEGRQAAAAVDKYLTTDDENAVGDITPSGAGLVQPVAA, from the exons ATGCGTGTTTTAGGCCATAATGGAGAAATCAATACCCTTAAAGGAAACAAGAACTG GATGACAGCACGTGAGGGTTTCTTAGAGGCTGAGAAGCTTGGCTTATCAAAGGAGCAGCTGTCAATACTTCTACCAATTGTGGATGCTACCTCTTCAGACTCAG GTGCATTTGATAACGTTCTTGAGCTTCTTGTCCGTGGCGGGCGAAGCATGCCAGAAgctgtgatgatgatgatccctGAGGCATGGCAGAACGATGCAAATATGGAACCTGAAAAGAAAGCTCTATATGAATTTCTGTCAGCACTTATGGAGCCCTGGGATGGACCTGCTCTAATATCTT TTACTGATGGCCGCTACCTTGGAGCTACCCTGGACCGCAATGGTTTGAGGCCCGGTAGATTTTATGTGACCCACAGTGGACGCGTGATCATGGGTAGTGAAGTTGGTGTTGTTGATGTCCCTCCTGAAGATGTGTTGAGAAAGGGCAGGCTGAACCCTGGAATGATGCTATTGGTTGATTTCGAGAATCACACTGTTGTGGATGATGAAGCTCTGAAATCACAGTACTCTAAAGCTCATCCATATGGTGAATGGCTCAAGAGACAAAAGCTATACCTTAAAGACATTGTGGAATCTGTGCCAGAAGCGGATAGAATTCCTCCAAGCATTTGTGGCTCTTCTCCA CAGAAGAATGTGACCAAGGAGCATGTTGGTGTCAATGGAATTATGATTCCATTGAAGGCCTTTGG GTACACAGTAGAAGCCCTGGAAATGTTGTTGCTGCCAATGGCTAAGGATGGAGTGGAAGCTCTTGGCTCCATGGGAAACGATACACCACTCGCAGTGATGTCAAACAGGGAGAAGCTGACTTTTGAGTACTTCAAGCAGATGTTTGCACAAGTTACAAACCCACCAATTGACCCTATTAGAGAGAAAATCGTAACATCTATGGAGTGTatgattggcccagaaggtgaCTTGCTGGAAACAACCGAAAAACAATGCAACCGCCTTGCCCTTAAAGGTCCTTTGGTTTCTATTGATGAAATGGAGGCTATTAAAAAGATGAATTACCGTGGTTGGCGAAGCAAGGTGCTTGACATAACTTATCCGAAGAAGTCTGGAAGGAAGGGCCTTGAAGAAACTTTGGACAGAATTTGCGCTGAAGCTCGTAAAGCCACACACCAAGGCTACACTATTTTGGTTCTCTCAGATAGAG GATTTTCCTCAGACCGTGTTGCTGCCAGTTCTCTCTTAGCGGTTGGATCTGTACATCAGCACCTTGTTGCAAATCACGAGAGAACACGTGTAGGATTGCTGGTTGAGTCAGCTGAACCTCGTGAAGTGCACCATTTCTGTACCCTGGTTGGATTTGGTGCTGATGGTATATGCCCGTATTTGGCTATTGAAGCAATTTGGTGCTTGCAGAATGATGGGAAGATTCCTCCTAATGGAGATGGGCAACCCTGCTCAAAGGAAGAGCTGGTGAAGAAGTACTTCTATGCTTCTAACTATGGAATGATGAAAGTTCTTGCAAAGATGGGAATATCCACCCTTGCATCCTACAAAGGTGCTCAGATTTTTGAAGCTCTTGGTCTTTCTTCCGAAGTGATTGACAAGTGTTTTGAAGGTACACCTAGCAGAATTGAGGGTGCAACATTTGAAATGCTTGCACGAGATGCTCTTCGTCTTCATGAGTTAGCTTTCCCATCAAGAGCCCCTCCACCTGGCAGTGCAGACGCAAAGGCCCTTCCCAACCCAGGGGACTACCACTGGAGGAAAAATGGTGAAGTTCACCTCAACGACCCACTTGCAATTGGTAAATTACAGGAAGCAGCTAGAGTCAACAGCCGGGCAGCATACAAAGAATATTCAAAGCGAATTCAGGAGCTCAACAAGACCTGCAATCTACGTGGCATGCTGAAATTTAAAGATATCACTGACAAGATATCTTTGGATGAGGTTGAACCTGCAAGTGAAATAGTGAAACGTTTTTGTACTGGAGCAATGAGTTATGGGTCTATTTCATTGGAAGCACATACTGCCCTTGCTACGGCAATGAACAAACTTGGAGGGAAATCAAATACAG GTGAGGGAGGGGAACAGCCATCTCGTATGGAACCACTACCTGATGGTTCAATGAACCCAAAACGAAGTGCAATCAAGCAAGTTGCTAGTGGACGGTTTGGAGTTTCCAGCTATTACCTGACTAATGCAGATGAGCTGCAGATAAAAATGGCCCAG GGTGCCAAGCCTGGTGAAGGTGGCGAGCTTCCAGGTCACAAGGTTATTGGTGACATTGCTGTCACAAGACATTCTACAGCTGGTGTGGGACTCATTAGCCCTCCTCCCCATCATGATATATATTCAATTGAGGATCTTGCACAGCTTATACATGATCTTAAG AATTCAAACCCTGGAGCCCGTATCAGTGTCAAACTAGTCTCGGAGGCTGGAGTTGGAGTTGTTGCTAGTGGTGTTGTAAAAGGGCATGCTGATCATGTTCTTATTTCTGGACATGATGGAGGCACGGGAGCTTCGAGATGGACAGGTATCAAGAATGCTGGACTTCCATGGGAACTTGGATTGGCTGAGACACATCAAACTCTGGTAGCAAATGGGCTTCGCGGTCGTGCTGTTCTGCAAACAGATGGACAGTTAAAGACTGGTAGAGATGTTGctgttgcttgcttgcttggtgCAGAGGAATTTGGTTTCAGCACTGCCCCACTGATCACACTTGGCTGTATTATGATGCGAAAATGCCACATGAACACCTGTCCTGTTGGTATAGCTACTCAAGACCCAGTGCTTCGAGCAAAGTTTGCTGGAGAACCAGAACATGTCATTAACTTTTTCTTCATGCTTGCCGAGGAGCTAAGAGAAATCATGGCGAACCTTGGGTTCCGCACCATCACTGAAATGGTTGGACGCTCTGATATGCTTGAGGTTGATCCAGAAGTGGTGAAGAGCAATGAGAAACTTGAGAACATTGATCTCTCACTGATCTTGAAGTCAGCTGCAGAGATTCGTCCAGGTGCTGCTCAGTACTGTGTTGAGAAGCAAGATCATGGCCTTGACATGGCATTGGATAACAAACTAATAGATTTGTCAAGAACTGCTATTGAAAAGCAGGTTCGTGTTTTCATTGAGACTCCAATCCGGAACACGAATCGAGCAGTTGGAACTATGCTCAGTCATGAAGTCACTAAACGTTATCACATGAATGGGTTGCCTGCTGGTACAATTCATGTGAAGTTCACTGGAAGTGCTGGTCAAAGTTTTGGCGCTTTTCTCTGTCCTGGAATCACTCTTGAATTAGAAGGAGACAGCAATGATTATGTTGGTAAAGGATTATCTGGTGGAAAAATTGTTGTGTACCCGCCAAGGAACAGTTCATTTAGCCCAGAGGACAATATTGTCATTGGTAATGTAGCTCTATATGGTGCTACCAAGGGAGAGGCGTATTTCAATGGTATGGCAGCAGAAAGGTTTTGTGTTCGAAACTCAGGTGCTCAAGCAGTGGTTGAAGGAATTGGAGACCATGGATGCGAGTACATGACTGGAGGTACTGTGGTTATCCTTGGAAAAACAGGACGGAACTTTGCTGCTGGGATGAGTGGAGGCATTGCTTATGTTTATGATGTTGATGGGAAATTCAGTTCTCGCTGCAACAATGAGTTAGTTGACCTATATCCTGTCGAGGAAGAGGATGACATCATCACATTGAAAATGATGATTGAACAACATCGACGCAACACTGAGAGTGTTTTAGCCAGAGACATACTCTCTGACTTTAGTAATCTTCTTCCAAAATTCGTAAAAGTATATCCAAGGGATTATAAGAGGGTTTTGGAAAACATGAAAGTGGAAAAGGCTGCTGCTAAGCCGGCAAAGGATCCTAAGATGGCAAATGGTATTTCTGTGACAACCAAG AAAGTACAACCTGATCAGTCAGCTGGCCGACCAACACGTGTTACCAATGCCAAAAAGTACCGGGGTTTTATTTCATATGAGCGAGAGAGTATTTCTTACCGAGATCCAAAAGAGCGTGTTAAAGATTGGAAGGAAGTTGCGATTGAGTCAACACCAGGCCCGCTATTGAACACACAATCTGCTCGCTGTATGGATTGTGGCACTCCTTTCTGTCATCAG GAAAGCTCAGGTGCTGGCTGTCCTCTTGGAAATAAGATCCCAGAGTTCAATGAATTAGTTCACCAGAATAGATGGCGTGAAGCATTGGATCGATTATTAGAGACAAACAATTTCCCAGAATTTACTGGACGAGTTTGCCCTGCTCCTTGCGAGGGGTCATGTGTTCTTGGGATCATTGAAAATCCAGTGTCTATCAAAAGCATAGAATGCGCAATCATTGACAAAGGTTTTGAAGAGGGATGGATGGTGCCGCGGCCTCCACTTCAAAGAACAGG AAAGAAGGTGGCCATTGTTGGTAGTGGACCATCTGGTTTGGCTGCCGCGGATCAACTTAACAAAATGGGCCATTTTGTAACTATGTTTGAGCGTGCAGACCGTATTGGAGGTTTAATGATGTATGGTGTACCAAACATGAAGACAGACAAGATCGGCATTGTTCAACGCCGTGTTAATTTAATGGCTGAAGAGGGTGTCACTTTTGTGGTGAATGCCAATGTGGGTAGTGATCCTTTATACTCAATTGAACGTCTACGTTCTGAGAATGATGCAGTTATTTTGGCTTGTGGAGCAACAAAACCAAG GGATCTCACCATTCCTGGTCGTGAGCTATCAGGAGTTCATTTTGCAATGGAATTTCTCCATGCAAATACCAAAAGTTTACTCGACAGCAACCTTGAGGATGGTAATTACATATCTGCCAAGGGGAAAAAAGTGGTGGTTATTGGTGGAGGTGATACAGGCACAGATTGCATTGGTACATCTATTAGGCATGGTTGCAGCAGTCTTGTAAATCTTGAACTTCTGACTAAACCACCGAGCAAGAGAGCTGCTGATAACCCGTGGCCTCAG TGGCCAAGAATTTTCCGTGTTGACTATGGGCATCAAGAAGCTGCTACCAAATTCGGGAAGGATCCAAGAACTTATGAAGTTATGACAAAGCGTTTTATTGGCGATGAAAATGGCAAGGTGAAGGCCCTTGAGGTAGTGCGTGTGAAGTGGGAGAAAGTAGATGGAAGATTTCAACTCAAGGAGATTGAAGGATCAGAAGAAATCATCGAGGCTGATCTTGTCCTCCTAGCTATGGGATTCCTGGGTCCTGAAGCG ACTATCGCTGACAAACTGGGTCTGGAGAAGGACAACAGATCAAACTTCAAAGCCCAGTTTGGAGACTTCGCCACCAGCGTTGATGGCGTTTTCGCAGCTGGGGACTGCAGACGTGGACAATCACTGGTGGTTTGGGCCATCACAGAGGGGCGGCAGGCTGCTGCAGCGGTGGATAAGTACTTGACAACGGACGATGAGAATGCTGTAGGCGATATCACCCCTTCCGGGGCAGGTCTCGTTCAGCCGGTTGCCGCATAA